Proteins co-encoded in one Sphingopyxis sp. BE259 genomic window:
- the thiE gene encoding thiamine phosphate synthase, producing the protein MTRTPCQLYLISPLEVGGDFPDRLIAALDAGPIAAFQFRVKGLDQHEAARLAEPLQAICAARDVAFIVNDDVALAKRLEADGVHLGQGDGDAKEARGILGLDAQIGVTCHGSRHLAMEAGEAGADYVAFGAFYPTTTKAVEHRADPEILTWWQGMFELPCVAIGGITVENARELVDAGADFLAVSGGVWSHPDGPGAAVETFSALLKDQPAG; encoded by the coding sequence ATGACCCGCACCCCCTGCCAGCTTTACCTGATCTCGCCGCTCGAAGTCGGCGGCGATTTTCCCGACCGGTTGATCGCGGCGCTCGATGCCGGCCCGATTGCGGCGTTCCAGTTTCGCGTCAAAGGATTGGACCAGCATGAGGCGGCTCGCCTTGCCGAACCGCTGCAGGCGATCTGCGCCGCGCGCGATGTAGCGTTCATTGTCAATGACGATGTTGCGCTGGCCAAGCGGTTGGAGGCAGACGGGGTTCACCTGGGACAGGGGGACGGCGATGCGAAGGAAGCGCGGGGCATTCTGGGCCTTGATGCACAGATCGGTGTAACCTGTCACGGCAGCCGGCATCTGGCGATGGAAGCAGGCGAGGCGGGGGCCGACTATGTCGCGTTCGGCGCCTTTTATCCGACGACGACCAAGGCGGTCGAACATCGCGCCGACCCCGAAATCCTGACCTGGTGGCAGGGCATGTTCGAACTGCCCTGCGTCGCGATCGGTGGGATCACCGTCGAGAACGCGCGCGAGCTGGTCGATGCCGGTGCAGATTTTCTGGCGGTGTCAGGCGGCGTTTGGTCGCACCCCGATGGCCCGGGGGCGGCGGTGGAGACGTTCAGCGCGCTTCTGAAAGATCAGCCCGCGGGATAG
- a CDS encoding fructose bisphosphate aldolase, whose protein sequence is MITANAAMLEQIKSGQGFIAALDQSGGSTPKALKGYGIEADAFSNDEEMFGLIHAMRSRIVTAPCFNGEKVIGAILFERTMDGDAGGKPVPALLWERGVVPFLKVDKGLEDEVNGVQLMKANPELGDLCARAVAKGVFGTKMRSVVNLANPAGVQAIVEQQFAEAKRIAAHGLVPIIEPEVNIKSAERDSADRLLLTETLAALDAWDGAPVMLKLSLPTEAGLFQPLVDHPKVLRVVALSGGFARPEACAELAKNPGIIASFSRALLEDLRHQMSDDEFDKSLGGAIHEIHAASVA, encoded by the coding sequence ATGATCACCGCCAATGCCGCCATGCTGGAACAGATCAAATCGGGGCAGGGCTTTATCGCCGCGCTCGACCAGAGCGGCGGTTCGACGCCGAAGGCGTTGAAGGGCTATGGCATCGAAGCCGATGCCTTTTCCAATGACGAAGAGATGTTCGGCCTGATCCACGCGATGCGCAGCCGCATCGTCACCGCGCCGTGCTTCAACGGCGAGAAGGTGATCGGCGCGATCCTGTTCGAGCGCACGATGGACGGTGATGCGGGCGGCAAACCGGTTCCGGCGCTGCTGTGGGAGCGCGGTGTGGTACCTTTCCTGAAGGTCGACAAGGGTCTGGAAGACGAAGTTAACGGCGTTCAGTTGATGAAGGCCAACCCGGAACTTGGTGATCTTTGCGCGCGGGCCGTCGCCAAGGGCGTGTTCGGCACCAAAATGCGTAGCGTCGTCAATCTCGCCAATCCCGCTGGCGTCCAGGCCATCGTCGAACAGCAGTTCGCGGAAGCGAAGCGTATCGCGGCGCACGGTCTGGTCCCGATCATCGAGCCCGAAGTGAACATCAAGAGCGCCGAGCGCGACAGCGCCGACCGGCTGCTGTTGACCGAAACGCTGGCGGCGCTGGACGCATGGGACGGCGCGCCGGTGATGCTGAAGCTGTCGCTGCCGACCGAGGCGGGGTTGTTTCAGCCGCTGGTCGATCACCCGAAAGTTCTGCGTGTCGTCGCGCTGTCGGGCGGCTTTGCGCGCCCCGAGGCGTGCGCCGAATTGGCGAAGAACCCTGGCATCATCGCGAGCTTCAGCCGCGCTTTGCTGGAAGACCTGCGCCACCAGATGAGCGACGACGAGTTCGACAAATCGCTCGGCGGTGCCATTCACGAGATTCACGCGGCGTCCGTGGCTTAA
- a CDS encoding cell division protein ZapA — protein sequence MADVRLTIAGRPYDVHCADGEEAQLLQLAAVVDEKARGINGGTEVRQLLFAALMLADDAQEAKGKVDKAEPQSDSLRAAVALAESREAATRDELRAAVAREQAALKELEAARAAPAAPSPAKPANDRALLQIADRIEALATKVEQIP from the coding sequence ATGGCTGATGTCAGACTGACCATCGCCGGGCGCCCCTATGACGTCCACTGCGCCGACGGCGAAGAGGCCCAACTGCTCCAACTCGCGGCCGTCGTGGATGAAAAAGCGCGCGGGATCAATGGCGGGACCGAGGTTCGCCAGCTGCTGTTCGCCGCACTGATGCTCGCAGACGATGCCCAGGAAGCCAAGGGCAAGGTCGACAAGGCCGAGCCGCAATCCGATTCGCTTCGGGCCGCGGTGGCGCTGGCCGAAAGCCGCGAAGCGGCGACGCGCGACGAACTGCGCGCCGCAGTGGCGCGTGAACAGGCGGCGCTCAAGGAACTCGAGGCTGCGCGGGCGGCGCCCGCCGCACCGTCGCCTGCCAAGCCAGCGAACGACCGGGCGCTGCTCCAGATCGCCGACCGGATCGAGGCGCTGGCAACGAAAGTCGAGCAAATCCCTTGA
- a CDS encoding DUF2842 domain-containing protein has protein sequence MSPDRQEPVQDNSQPSWRKPAGMLLILLLIAGWTAIIVSLSPWVGAWPVLVQAVFYLIAGIVWILPLKPLLRWMELGTWRR, from the coding sequence GTGAGCCCGGACCGCCAAGAACCTGTCCAAGACAATTCCCAGCCAAGCTGGCGCAAGCCGGCGGGCATGTTGTTGATCCTGCTGCTCATCGCGGGCTGGACCGCGATCATCGTCAGCCTGTCGCCATGGGTCGGCGCGTGGCCGGTGCTGGTGCAGGCGGTGTTTTATCTGATCGCGGGGATCGTGTGGATCCTGCCGCTGAAGCCGCTGCTGCGCTGGATGGAATTGGGGACTTGGCGCCGCTAA
- a CDS encoding O-methyltransferase, giving the protein MMGERWQAVDDYIAAKLLGDDDVLAATLSHNAEQGLPPIDVSAAQGKMLFLLAQIAGAKRILEIGTLGGYSTTWLARALPNDGQLVTLELEPHHAAVARANLERAGVSDKVDIRVGLAADSLAAMADESPFDFVFIDADKQSNSHYVVEAIRLGRPGTTIVVDNVVREGGVLDVESDDERIVGTRALFDMMSADPRLDATAVQTVGAKKWDGFVLARVK; this is encoded by the coding sequence ATGATGGGAGAGAGGTGGCAAGCCGTCGACGACTATATCGCCGCAAAATTGCTTGGCGATGACGACGTGCTTGCCGCCACTCTCTCCCATAATGCCGAACAAGGCCTGCCGCCGATCGACGTGTCGGCGGCACAGGGCAAGATGTTGTTCCTGCTGGCGCAGATCGCGGGCGCCAAACGGATTCTCGAAATCGGGACGTTGGGCGGCTATTCGACGACCTGGCTGGCGCGGGCGCTGCCCAATGATGGCCAACTGGTGACGCTGGAACTAGAGCCGCATCATGCCGCGGTGGCGCGCGCGAATCTGGAGCGCGCGGGAGTGTCGGATAAGGTCGATATTCGGGTCGGCCTAGCCGCAGACAGTCTGGCGGCGATGGCCGACGAATCGCCGTTCGATTTTGTGTTCATCGACGCCGACAAGCAAAGCAATTCGCACTATGTCGTCGAGGCGATCCGTCTCGGGCGCCCCGGTACGACGATTGTCGTCGACAATGTCGTGCGCGAAGGCGGGGTGCTGGACGTGGAAAGCGATGACGAGCGGATCGTCGGCACCCGCGCCTTGTTCGACATGATGAGCGCCGACCCGCGGCTCGATGCAACGGCGGTGCAGACAGTTGGCGCAAAGAAGTGGGACGGGTTCGTGCTGGCGCGGGTCAAATGA
- a CDS encoding AI-2E family transporter, producing the protein MADDRGSRDARPRSNPLHQIEIDDFRRDRLLAALTLIFGASFCLGLPFALQAGAEFFLPLTAAIVIAIALVPLLEWLERRGVPSGLAAFLALTMFLMLINAALAIIVVPATDWFARLPDSIPRIQSNLAPLIDFYSTFQAFVDRTLMSVASGSQATAQAVAATAPTSVVDYFITSAPAAAIQLFFAVLVIFFFLAGWTRLRKGTIRRRGSFDGAMQTARVIQNVVDATADYLATITMINAILGLSVGLLLWVLGMPSPFMWGGIVSICNFVPYLGPIVAAALLGIGGLMTFDAVGLALLPAVIFIGVHLVEANLITPLVLGKRLTINPLLILVSLSFWGWIWGTPGALLAVPLLLILQTVLASTGTPDLAGFLFEHGTLTTTDEVRDRLNRTHEESDG; encoded by the coding sequence GTGGCGGACGATCGGGGGAGCAGAGACGCGCGCCCGCGTTCGAACCCTTTGCATCAGATCGAAATCGACGATTTTCGCCGCGACCGGCTGCTCGCGGCGCTGACATTGATCTTTGGCGCCAGCTTTTGCTTGGGGTTGCCCTTTGCGTTGCAGGCGGGCGCCGAGTTTTTTCTGCCACTGACCGCCGCGATTGTCATCGCAATCGCGCTGGTGCCGCTGCTCGAATGGCTGGAGCGGCGCGGTGTGCCGTCGGGGCTGGCGGCGTTCCTGGCGCTGACGATGTTCCTGATGCTGATCAACGCCGCGCTGGCGATCATCGTCGTCCCGGCGACCGATTGGTTCGCAAGGCTTCCCGATTCGATTCCGCGTATTCAGAGCAACCTGGCTCCGTTGATCGATTTTTATTCGACGTTTCAGGCTTTTGTTGACCGTACCTTGATGTCGGTCGCAAGTGGGAGTCAGGCGACGGCACAGGCGGTAGCGGCGACCGCCCCGACATCGGTCGTCGACTATTTTATCACATCGGCGCCCGCTGCGGCGATCCAGCTGTTCTTTGCGGTATTGGTGATCTTTTTCTTCCTCGCCGGATGGACGCGGCTGCGCAAGGGGACCATCCGGCGTCGCGGCAGCTTCGACGGGGCGATGCAGACCGCGCGCGTGATTCAGAATGTCGTCGATGCGACCGCGGATTATCTCGCGACCATCACCATGATCAACGCGATTCTGGGCCTTTCGGTCGGATTGTTGCTATGGGTGCTGGGGATGCCATCGCCCTTCATGTGGGGCGGGATCGTCAGCATCTGCAATTTCGTACCCTATCTGGGGCCAATCGTCGCGGCGGCGCTGTTGGGAATCGGCGGACTGATGACCTTCGATGCGGTCGGGCTGGCGCTGCTACCCGCGGTGATCTTTATCGGTGTCCATCTGGTCGAGGCGAATCTGATCACCCCGCTGGTGCTGGGCAAGCGGCTCACGATCAATCCGCTGCTCATCCTGGTCTCGCTGAGCTTCTGGGGCTGGATATGGGGAACGCCGGGGGCGTTGCTGGCGGTGCCGTTGCTGTTGATCCTGCAGACCGTGCTCGCATCGACCGGAACCCCGGATCTCGCGGGTTTCCTGTTCGAACATGGCACGCTGACTACCACCGATGAGGTACGCGATCGATTAAATCGCACCCACGAAGAAAGCGACGGTTGA
- a CDS encoding 5-formyltetrahydrofolate cyclo-ligase has product MTHLSADLVQQKQKMREKLRFRRKHFAANLDGMGLLAAFRALPAPLVDLVADHAVVGAYAAWGDEPDILPMFADLAAAGALALPHHAARIDTMDFRRWRTGEALVKGPWSTPQPADDAPTAVPDIVFCPLVGFDRHGGRIGQGGGHYDRYFAAHPGILRIGVGWSVQEIDAAPRESTDMVLNAILTEQEFILCGDRL; this is encoded by the coding sequence ATGACCCACTTGTCCGCCGATCTGGTTCAACAAAAACAAAAGATGCGCGAGAAACTTCGCTTTCGGCGCAAGCATTTCGCGGCAAACCTCGACGGCATGGGGCTGCTGGCGGCCTTTCGCGCCCTACCCGCGCCACTCGTCGATCTCGTCGCCGATCACGCTGTCGTCGGCGCCTACGCCGCGTGGGGCGACGAACCCGACATCCTGCCGATGTTCGCCGACCTCGCCGCGGCGGGGGCGCTTGCCCTGCCCCACCACGCCGCGCGCATCGATACGATGGACTTTCGGCGCTGGCGAACCGGTGAGGCGCTAGTAAAGGGGCCATGGAGCACCCCGCAGCCCGCCGACGATGCCCCGACCGCGGTCCCCGACATCGTCTTTTGCCCCCTCGTTGGGTTCGACCGTCACGGCGGCCGGATCGGCCAAGGCGGCGGTCATTATGACCGCTATTTCGCCGCGCATCCCGGCATATTGCGGATTGGGGTCGGCTGGTCGGTACAGGAAATCGACGCGGCGCCGCGCGAATCGACCGACATGGTGCTCAACGCCATATTGACCGAACAAGAATTCATCCTGTGTGGAGATCGTTTGTGA
- the tkt gene encoding transketolase → MTLPERQLANAIRALAMDAVQAANSGHPGMPMGMADVATVLYSDYLKFDPTDPKWADRDRFVLSAGHGSMLAYATLHLAGYARPTLDDIRNFRQLNSPCAGHPENFELEGVETTTGPLGQGLATAVGMAIAERHLNALYGDDLVDHRTWVIAGDGCLMEGINHEAIGLAGHLQLGRMTVLWDDNKITIDGSTDLSTSEDIAARYAATGWHVESCDGHDPADIRRAIDAALADPRPSLIACRTIIGFGAPNKQGTSATHGAPLGADEIAAARTELGWTAEPFVIPADIAAAWAVFGQKGKSLHSEWNDRLVTSDKKKEFEDRLNGKLVTGAAFKAYLDGLVAEPPKVATRKASENTLGALTADIAALVGGSADLTGSNNTKTSSTKPLTKDDYSGRYIYYGIREFGMAAAMNGMALHGGLIPYGGTFLVFADYCRAAIRLSALQQQRVVYVMTHDSIGLGEDGPTHQPIEHLQSLRAMPNLLVLRPADAIETAECWALALAQDNRPSLLALTRQNLPPLRHDVTENRCAKGGYRLRAASAARKVVLVATGSEVSLALDIADKLEAAGHGADVISMVSTELFDEQDAAYQAGILPGDVLTVSIEAGTTFGWERYTGRDGLRFGIDSFGASAPIDDLYAHFGLTVDAITPKILAKLGN, encoded by the coding sequence ATGACACTGCCCGAACGTCAGCTCGCCAATGCTATCCGCGCGCTTGCGATGGATGCCGTCCAGGCCGCAAACAGCGGTCATCCGGGGATGCCGATGGGCATGGCCGACGTCGCGACGGTGCTGTATTCGGATTATCTGAAGTTCGATCCAACCGACCCGAAATGGGCCGATCGCGACCGATTCGTGCTGTCGGCAGGCCATGGTTCGATGCTCGCCTATGCGACGCTGCATCTGGCGGGCTATGCGCGGCCGACGCTCGACGACATCCGAAATTTCCGCCAGCTGAACAGCCCGTGCGCGGGGCATCCCGAAAATTTCGAGCTGGAAGGCGTTGAAACGACGACCGGGCCACTGGGGCAGGGACTGGCGACCGCAGTCGGCATGGCGATCGCCGAGCGGCATCTCAACGCGCTTTATGGCGACGATCTGGTCGATCATCGCACCTGGGTGATCGCGGGCGACGGCTGCCTGATGGAAGGCATCAACCACGAAGCCATTGGCCTGGCCGGGCATTTGCAGCTGGGCCGGATGACCGTGTTGTGGGATGACAACAAGATCACCATCGACGGATCGACCGACCTGTCGACCAGCGAAGACATCGCGGCGCGCTATGCAGCGACCGGCTGGCATGTCGAAAGCTGTGATGGGCACGATCCCGCCGACATCCGCCGCGCGATCGACGCGGCGCTCGCCGATCCGCGGCCATCGCTGATCGCCTGCCGCACGATCATCGGCTTTGGGGCACCCAACAAGCAGGGGACGTCGGCAACACATGGTGCACCGTTGGGCGCCGACGAAATCGCCGCGGCACGGACTGAGCTTGGCTGGACCGCCGAGCCGTTCGTCATTCCGGCCGATATTGCGGCGGCGTGGGCAGTATTCGGACAAAAGGGCAAATCGCTTCATTCCGAATGGAATGATCGCCTCGTAACCAGCGATAAGAAAAAGGAATTCGAGGATCGTCTGAACGGCAAGCTGGTGACCGGTGCGGCGTTCAAGGCCTATCTGGACGGGCTGGTCGCAGAACCGCCGAAGGTTGCGACGCGCAAGGCTTCGGAGAATACGCTGGGCGCGCTGACCGCCGATATTGCGGCGCTCGTCGGCGGCAGTGCCGATTTGACCGGTTCGAACAACACCAAAACATCATCTACCAAGCCGCTGACAAAAGACGATTATTCTGGCCGTTACATCTATTATGGCATCCGCGAGTTCGGCATGGCCGCAGCCATGAACGGTATGGCGCTTCACGGCGGTCTGATCCCGTACGGTGGCACCTTCCTGGTTTTCGCCGATTATTGCCGCGCCGCGATCCGCCTGTCGGCGTTGCAGCAGCAGCGGGTGGTCTATGTGATGACCCACGACAGCATCGGGCTGGGTGAAGACGGCCCGACGCACCAGCCGATCGAGCATCTGCAGTCGCTGCGCGCGATGCCGAACCTGCTCGTCCTGCGCCCCGCCGATGCGATCGAGACCGCCGAATGTTGGGCGCTGGCACTGGCGCAGGACAATCGCCCGTCATTGCTGGCCTTGACCCGTCAGAATCTTCCGCCGCTGCGTCATGACGTCACGGAAAATCGTTGTGCAAAAGGCGGTTACCGCCTTCGCGCGGCGTCCGCAGCACGCAAGGTCGTGCTGGTCGCGACCGGTTCGGAGGTCTCGCTTGCCCTCGATATCGCCGACAAGCTGGAGGCCGCGGGTCATGGCGCCGACGTCATATCCATGGTGTCGACCGAATTGTTCGACGAACAGGATGCGGCGTATCAGGCCGGCATCCTGCCGGGCGACGTCCTGACCGTCTCGATCGAGGCGGGGACGACGTTTGGCTGGGAGCGCTACACCGGCCGTGACGGCTTGCGCTTCGGAATCGACAGCTTTGGCGCCTCGGCGCCGATCGACGATCTCTACGCGCATTTCGGCCTGACCGTCGATGCGATTACCCCCAAGATTTTGGCAAAGCTCGGCAACTAA
- the gap gene encoding type I glyceraldehyde-3-phosphate dehydrogenase translates to MAVKVAINGFGRIGRNVARAILERTDHDLELVSINDLGDAKANARLFRNDSVHGAFNGSVDVDGNDLIVNGKRIQVTAERDPAALPHAANGIDIVMECTGFFTNKAGGQKHIDAGAKRVLISAPAKEVDLTVVFGVNDDKITADHLIISNASCTTNCLAPFAKVLHEAIGIERGLMTTIHAYTNDQKILDQIHDDPRRARAAAMSMIPTSTGAAVAVGLVLPELKGKLDGSSIRVPTPNVSVVDLTFTPLRETTKEEVNAVLKAAAEGPLKGVLAYTDEPLVSIDFNHDAASSTIDSLETAVIDGKLVRVLSWYDNEWGFSNRMIDTAGVIAKFL, encoded by the coding sequence ATGGCTGTGAAGGTTGCAATCAACGGTTTTGGCCGCATCGGCCGCAATGTGGCGCGCGCTATTCTGGAGCGGACCGATCACGACCTCGAGCTGGTGTCGATCAACGACCTGGGCGATGCCAAGGCAAACGCCCGTCTTTTCCGCAATGACTCGGTTCACGGTGCCTTCAACGGCAGCGTCGATGTCGATGGCAACGACTTGATCGTCAACGGCAAACGCATCCAGGTGACCGCCGAACGCGACCCCGCTGCCCTACCACATGCCGCGAACGGCATTGACATCGTGATGGAATGCACCGGCTTTTTCACCAACAAGGCCGGCGGCCAGAAGCATATTGACGCCGGCGCCAAGCGCGTGCTGATCTCGGCCCCGGCCAAGGAAGTCGACCTGACCGTCGTGTTCGGCGTCAACGACGACAAGATCACCGCCGACCACCTGATCATCTCGAACGCATCGTGCACCACCAACTGCCTCGCGCCTTTTGCCAAGGTGCTGCATGAAGCGATCGGTATCGAGCGCGGCCTGATGACCACGATCCATGCCTATACCAACGACCAGAAGATCCTTGACCAGATCCACGACGACCCGCGCCGCGCCCGCGCTGCTGCAATGTCGATGATCCCCACGTCGACCGGTGCGGCGGTTGCCGTTGGCCTCGTTCTGCCCGAACTCAAAGGCAAACTCGACGGATCGTCGATCCGCGTTCCGACCCCCAATGTTTCGGTCGTCGATCTGACTTTCACGCCGCTGCGCGAAACCACCAAGGAAGAAGTCAACGCGGTCCTCAAGGCGGCGGCCGAAGGCCCGCTGAAGGGCGTCCTCGCTTATACCGACGAGCCGCTGGTTTCGATCGACTTCAATCACGATGCGGCCAGCTCGACGATCGACAGCCTGGAAACCGCAGTGATCGATGGCAAGCTGGTGCGTGTGCTCAGCTGGTACGATAATGAATGGGGCTTTTCGAACCGCATGATCGACACCGCAGGCGTGATCGCCAAGTTCCTCTGA
- a CDS encoding phosphoglycerate kinase has translation MTAFKTLDDIGDVTGKKVLVRVDLNVPMIDGAVGDRTRIEAAMPTIRELADKGAIVLLLAHFGRPKGAKNPTQSLSLVMGGVEDVLGHSVMYIPEAVGEGAKAGIAVLAAGDVAVLENTRFYPGEETNDPAFSDALAEIGDLYVNDAFSAAHRAHGSTEGIARRLPAYAGRAMEAELKALDAALGNPAQPVAAVVGGAKVSSKIDVLRHLVSKVDHLIIGGGMANTFLAARGMDVGKSLCEHELVDTANAIFDAADAAGCTIHLPYDVVVAKQFAPSPPTRTVNVHEVAADEMILDIGPAATEALADVLKNCRTLVWNGPMGAFETPPFDTATVALAKTAAALTREGSLISVAGGGDTVAALNHAGVAEDFTFVSTAGGAFLEWMEGKPLPGVDALKA, from the coding sequence ATGACCGCGTTCAAGACCCTCGACGACATCGGCGATGTCACCGGCAAGAAAGTGTTGGTGCGCGTCGACCTTAATGTCCCGATGATCGACGGCGCGGTCGGCGACCGGACGCGGATCGAGGCGGCGATGCCGACGATCCGCGAACTCGCCGACAAAGGCGCGATCGTCCTGCTGCTGGCGCATTTCGGGCGGCCCAAGGGCGCGAAAAACCCGACCCAGTCGCTCAGCCTGGTGATGGGCGGGGTCGAGGATGTGCTGGGTCATTCGGTGATGTACATTCCCGAAGCGGTCGGTGAGGGCGCCAAGGCGGGGATCGCGGTGCTCGCCGCGGGAGATGTCGCGGTGCTGGAAAATACCCGCTTCTATCCCGGCGAGGAAACCAACGATCCGGCCTTTTCCGACGCGCTGGCCGAGATCGGCGACCTTTACGTCAACGACGCCTTTTCGGCGGCACACCGCGCACATGGATCGACCGAAGGCATTGCCCGGCGGCTACCCGCCTATGCCGGGCGCGCGATGGAAGCCGAGTTGAAGGCGCTCGACGCCGCGCTCGGCAATCCGGCGCAGCCGGTCGCCGCGGTCGTCGGCGGCGCCAAGGTGTCGAGCAAGATCGATGTGCTGCGCCATCTGGTGAGCAAGGTCGATCATCTAATCATCGGCGGCGGCATGGCGAACACCTTTCTCGCGGCGCGCGGGATGGATGTCGGCAAGTCGCTGTGCGAGCATGAGCTGGTCGATACTGCCAACGCGATTTTCGACGCCGCCGATGCCGCGGGCTGTACGATCCATCTGCCTTATGACGTCGTGGTGGCAAAGCAGTTCGCGCCCAGTCCGCCGACGCGCACCGTCAACGTCCACGAAGTTGCCGCCGACGAGATGATTCTCGACATCGGCCCCGCGGCGACCGAAGCCCTGGCCGACGTGCTCAAGAACTGCCGCACTTTGGTGTGGAATGGCCCGATGGGTGCGTTCGAGACGCCGCCGTTCGACACCGCCACCGTTGCGCTGGCCAAGACCGCCGCGGCGCTGACCCGCGAAGGATCGCTGATCTCGGTCGCGGGCGGCGGCGACACCGTCGCGGCGCTCAACCATGCCGGGGTCGCCGAGGACTTCACCTTTGTGTCGACCGCTGGCGGCGCCTTCCTGGAATGGATGGAAGGCAAGCCGCTGCCGGGCGTGGACGCGCTGAAAGCCTGA